In the genome of Acidimicrobiia bacterium, one region contains:
- a CDS encoding nucleotide pyrophosphohydrolase gives MSELDLGELREYLHRFAADRDWEQFHSPKNLAMALAAEAGELLEVFQWLTPDESAALTDDQRRAAADEIADVLQYLVRLADVLGVDLGVEVWRKLRENQERYEAGEVRGSAGKR, from the coding sequence ATGAGCGAACTAGACCTGGGGGAGTTGCGGGAGTACCTGCACCGGTTTGCCGCCGACCGGGACTGGGAGCAATTCCACAGCCCGAAGAACCTGGCGATGGCCCTGGCCGCAGAGGCCGGGGAGCTGCTCGAGGTGTTCCAGTGGCTCACCCCGGACGAGTCGGCGGCCCTCACCGATGACCAACGCCGGGCCGCCGCCGACGAGATCGCCGACGTCCTGCAGTACCTGGTCAGGCTGGCGGACGTGCTTGGCGTGGACCTGGGTGTGGAGGTGTGGAGGAAGCTTCGTGAGAACCAGGAGCGGTACGAGGCGGGCGAGGTGCGAGGGAGCGCGGGGAAGAGGTGA
- a CDS encoding NYN domain-containing protein → MATSVYIDGFNLYYGLLRGKANRRWLDPVALSARLLPGTTIAKIKYFTARVRDFDGSGAHQRQDVYLQALRTIPHLDIIEGSFRIGARRRKLVDPLDDGTTFVRVWIPEEKGSDVNLAAHLVLDGARCKYDRALVITNDSDLAEPIRLVQHELNMDIIIAHPSKSIAGALENVHPACSMPIRVNSILQSQFPDPVLDRTGHPIRKPRGW, encoded by the coding sequence ATGGCGACTTCCGTCTACATCGACGGCTTCAACCTCTACTACGGCCTGCTTCGCGGGAAGGCGAATCGCCGATGGCTCGACCCCGTGGCGTTGTCGGCTCGGCTGCTACCTGGCACCACGATCGCGAAGATCAAGTACTTCACGGCCCGGGTGCGCGACTTCGACGGATCAGGCGCTCATCAGCGGCAGGACGTGTACCTCCAGGCACTCAGGACCATCCCCCATCTCGACATCATCGAAGGGTCGTTCCGGATCGGTGCCAGAAGGCGGAAGCTCGTCGATCCGCTCGATGACGGCACCACCTTCGTCAGGGTCTGGATTCCTGAGGAGAAGGGTTCCGACGTGAACCTCGCCGCACACCTCGTTCTCGACGGTGCACGCTGCAAGTACGACCGAGCACTCGTGATCACCAACGACTCCGACCTCGCGGAACCGATCCGTCTCGTCCAGCACGAACTCAACATGGACATCATCATCGCCCACCCATCCAAGTCGATTGCAGGGGCGCTCGAGAACGTCCACCCGGCATGCTCGATGCCCATCCGGGTCAATTCGATCCTGCAGTCACAGTTTCCCGACCCGGTACTGGATCGAACTGGCCATCCGATTCGCAAGCCAAGAGGCTGGTGA
- a CDS encoding nucleotidyl transferase AbiEii/AbiGii toxin family protein, translating to MSVPVPSRFRDRAEFGLTIDAAGEWLGISATAVEKDYWVSEVLRVMASEFAGDFILKGGTSLSKGYRLVRRVSEDSGGWWVGLTGLEPSCRRAR from the coding sequence GTGAGCGTGCCCGTTCCGTCGCGGTTCCGGGACCGAGCCGAGTTCGGTCTCACAATCGACGCCGCCGGGGAATGGCTCGGAATCAGCGCCACCGCCGTCGAGAAGGACTACTGGGTCAGCGAGGTCCTCCGCGTGATGGCGTCCGAGTTCGCCGGCGACTTCATCCTCAAGGGCGGGACAAGCCTCTCCAAGGGGTACCGGCTCGTTCGGAGGGTCTCCGAGGACTCCGGAGGATGGTGGGTGGGCCTAACAGGACTCGAACCGTCTTGCCGCCGGGCTCGGTGA
- a CDS encoding NERD domain-containing protein: protein MAELLWLPGAQPPQNDGERRVVEYLAKELPGDVLLVPGIQMVHRDRIDDVDLFVLTPWGAVVVEIKDLAGQVLISQDEMVVDRQYRANPVLATNAKARRVKSRLASADATLKTVSVDSLVVLARNPQFLQIHPSHRERVVLLERAVEMLSDARLMAPIADPRPIAGETRTRIREQLGLVARPIEPGERFGIYQTTGLLRSDDFERIWSGVNTFTGEEVELRHIGYARFVDEARRERRLRRARDEVQAMARLQPDANLAEMRDPVELDDGSIVLVSETQVGPSLADALEGDAEIPRREIVMGLTRVLAKAHDNGIVHGRLAPRWIELRPDHGVVLRGFSITGGEAGDPAVTTMLPEDSGFLAPEVLGGPAGPHSDLFGLGKVIEALWDGLDTPDARLMRKIATKLTGERVPRAAYLLEALLGGPAATDTPVVEEIEYDAEGHLEAGSKIGRYAVLGFIGAGSTAALYRAYDPVLGRDVAVKLFRSPGSEEIARREFKVLHGIDHPNVVDALAIDRHPELGWHVAYEYLDGEPLSSLIDAGALEEAEAIHLGIDILNALSVIHTSGSDTIVHRDVKPENVVVVARRGAVLTDFGASANNPDGPAAGTAEYRPPGLSLDAIDVDVDLFAAGIVIHELAAGVHPFAGRDPRSGSLDIGNVGSGLAAVLGQALQPNRSARFDSAAEMRGALLALVPDGSEPSSTPPQRPTRALHRRIEELVEAGRLDEADALCPPEWSRMRLIIQARRDRMRIRSGETGDIPTDSGVIIRRLREKRVTFGWTPARATGISGVETTYEISGGHVLIDVVLRRADNGETWVGASEAYDSHPVLKRLTHGLTIGFHSVGRGRLLGRLTEAYPKGDRWAGWRKQSVEGLSDLAGVDVDAELKAVGALGIGTRELLIGDTSRERSQSAVVFPYDNYEVPVLAYVLTRVVPLARAVDVL from the coding sequence ATGGCTGAGCTGCTCTGGTTGCCGGGGGCGCAGCCTCCCCAGAACGACGGCGAACGCCGCGTGGTCGAGTACCTGGCCAAAGAGTTGCCGGGCGACGTGCTGCTGGTGCCGGGGATCCAGATGGTGCATCGCGACCGGATCGATGATGTCGACCTGTTCGTGTTGACCCCATGGGGTGCGGTGGTGGTGGAGATCAAGGACCTGGCGGGGCAGGTGCTGATCTCTCAGGACGAGATGGTTGTGGATCGCCAGTACCGTGCGAATCCGGTGTTGGCCACCAACGCAAAGGCCAGGAGGGTCAAGAGCCGGTTGGCTTCGGCGGACGCGACGCTGAAGACGGTGTCTGTGGATTCCCTGGTGGTGTTGGCCCGCAACCCACAGTTCCTGCAGATCCACCCCTCACACCGCGAGCGCGTGGTGCTGTTGGAGCGGGCGGTCGAGATGCTGAGTGATGCCCGGCTGATGGCCCCGATCGCCGATCCCCGTCCTATCGCTGGCGAGACCCGCACTCGCATCCGAGAGCAGCTGGGGCTCGTGGCCCGCCCGATCGAGCCGGGGGAGCGGTTCGGCATCTACCAGACCACCGGGTTGCTGAGATCCGACGACTTCGAACGCATTTGGTCGGGGGTGAACACCTTCACGGGTGAAGAGGTCGAGTTGAGGCACATCGGGTACGCCCGGTTCGTGGACGAGGCGCGCCGAGAGAGGAGGCTGCGCCGAGCCCGGGACGAGGTGCAGGCGATGGCACGACTTCAACCGGATGCGAATCTCGCCGAAATGCGTGATCCTGTGGAGCTCGACGACGGGTCGATCGTGCTGGTGTCCGAGACCCAGGTCGGCCCGAGCCTCGCCGACGCCCTCGAGGGGGATGCCGAGATCCCGCGGCGGGAGATCGTGATGGGTCTCACCCGGGTGCTCGCCAAGGCCCACGACAACGGCATCGTCCACGGGCGACTGGCGCCCAGGTGGATCGAGCTCCGGCCCGACCACGGTGTGGTACTGCGGGGGTTCTCGATCACCGGGGGTGAAGCGGGCGACCCGGCGGTTACGACGATGCTCCCAGAGGACTCCGGATTCCTGGCACCGGAAGTGCTCGGCGGTCCGGCTGGCCCGCACTCCGACCTGTTCGGGCTGGGGAAGGTGATCGAAGCGCTCTGGGACGGTCTCGACACTCCCGACGCCCGCCTGATGCGCAAGATCGCTACCAAGCTCACCGGTGAACGGGTTCCTCGCGCTGCCTACCTCCTCGAAGCGCTACTCGGCGGCCCCGCGGCCACTGACACCCCGGTCGTCGAGGAAATCGAGTACGACGCCGAGGGTCACCTCGAAGCCGGTTCCAAGATCGGCCGCTACGCCGTTCTGGGTTTCATTGGGGCCGGGTCGACCGCTGCCCTGTATCGGGCCTACGACCCCGTGCTGGGCCGCGATGTTGCGGTCAAGCTGTTTCGCTCACCCGGTTCCGAGGAGATCGCACGCCGCGAGTTCAAGGTGCTCCATGGGATCGACCATCCCAACGTCGTCGACGCGCTCGCCATCGACCGCCATCCTGAACTGGGCTGGCACGTCGCGTACGAGTACCTCGACGGGGAACCGCTCAGTTCACTGATCGACGCCGGTGCCCTCGAAGAGGCCGAGGCGATCCACCTCGGCATCGACATCCTCAACGCCCTTTCGGTGATCCACACCTCGGGGTCCGACACGATCGTGCACCGCGATGTCAAACCCGAGAACGTCGTCGTGGTCGCTCGCAGGGGGGCGGTCCTCACCGACTTTGGAGCTTCGGCGAACAATCCCGATGGCCCTGCCGCCGGCACCGCGGAGTACCGGCCACCCGGCCTGTCCCTCGATGCCATCGACGTCGACGTGGACTTGTTCGCCGCCGGGATCGTCATCCATGAGCTCGCCGCCGGCGTGCACCCCTTCGCCGGTCGGGATCCCCGCAGCGGGAGCCTCGACATCGGAAACGTCGGCAGCGGCCTCGCTGCGGTGCTGGGGCAGGCGCTGCAACCGAACCGCAGTGCTCGGTTCGACTCTGCCGCCGAGATGCGTGGCGCGCTCCTCGCTCTCGTCCCCGACGGTTCTGAGCCTTCGTCGACGCCGCCACAGAGGCCGACGCGGGCGCTGCATCGACGGATAGAGGAACTCGTCGAAGCCGGGCGCCTCGATGAAGCCGACGCGTTGTGCCCGCCGGAATGGTCGCGAATGCGGCTCATCATCCAGGCCCGACGCGACCGCATGCGGATCCGTTCCGGCGAGACGGGCGACATACCCACCGACTCCGGAGTCATCATCCGCCGCCTCAGGGAGAAACGGGTCACCTTCGGCTGGACGCCGGCCCGGGCCACCGGCATTTCGGGGGTCGAGACCACCTATGAGATCAGCGGCGGTCACGTGCTCATCGACGTCGTGCTGCGCCGCGCCGACAACGGCGAGACGTGGGTCGGAGCCAGCGAGGCCTATGACTCTCATCCAGTCCTGAAGCGGCTCACCCACGGTCTCACCATTGGCTTCCATTCGGTCGGTCGCGGCCGTCTGCTGGGTCGGCTCACCGAGGCCTATCCCAAAGGCGACCGCTGGGCCGGTTGGCGGAAGCAGTCGGTCGAAGGCCTCTCCGATCTCGCTGGAGTCGATGTCGACGCCGAGCTCAAGGCCGTCGGTGCTCTAGGTATCGGCACCAGGGAACTGCTGATCGGGGACACCAGCAGGGAGCGGTCTCAAAGCGCCGTGGTGTTCCCCTACGACAACTACGAGGTCCCGGTCCTCGCCTATGTGCTTACGCGAGTCGTGCCGTTGGCGCGGGCCGTCGACGTTCTGTAG
- a CDS encoding DUF262 domain-containing protein → MDDYQLALPDFQRDFVWDPADVQSLIASIMMGYPCGALLFLQQSGARGIFRERWFQGVPPGKPQSPPKLVLDGQQRLTALYQALRGVGDTIYYLDLKALKDSPTSDDVEKSVLARSRRGRSPRTRAVTKVDDQARQELLPVAKIVDGLDDWLEAVDGHRNKRGDPAARKAFREFVKSWVDPVKHYQFPVVSLPEKTSLDAVCKIFETLNLRGVSLTVFELLTARFWPDGVDLRAHWDNAQAEYPLLKEFGVDPYSLLQAVSVRTTRARVPAGEKPSASAQRSDVLKLTATDFTAYWESVTKGADAAVRMLRDECGVLDKAWMPYATMLVPLSAIWHKISAGKGPERGRLVGLVERYFWCTVFMRNYDQGGNSQAGRDYVDLESWFEGGTPPEAVAGFTFDMEILKSARTNLKALYRGIVAMTLNNKCRDFHKGMPVTPDSMRELQVESHHIFPQAWLAKHKKGAESDLIVNRAMIDNETNKRIGARPPSEYLSEIRDVLQGMKCDVEAVLQSHVLPPMSSDVYSADAYDEFVLARAALLHRMIKELATGRARQAATTRTK, encoded by the coding sequence ATGGATGACTACCAGCTCGCTTTGCCAGATTTCCAGCGTGACTTCGTTTGGGATCCGGCGGATGTTCAGTCGTTGATTGCCTCAATCATGATGGGATACCCGTGTGGCGCGCTGCTTTTCCTCCAGCAGTCGGGGGCAAGGGGCATCTTTCGTGAGCGGTGGTTCCAGGGTGTACCGCCCGGGAAGCCCCAAAGTCCGCCGAAGCTCGTCCTGGACGGACAGCAACGCCTGACGGCGTTGTACCAGGCTCTTCGAGGGGTTGGAGACACGATCTACTACCTTGACCTCAAGGCCCTGAAAGACTCGCCGACCTCTGACGATGTGGAGAAGTCGGTCTTGGCTCGATCACGCCGCGGACGAAGTCCCCGCACTCGAGCGGTAACCAAGGTCGACGACCAGGCTCGTCAAGAGCTGTTGCCGGTAGCGAAGATCGTCGATGGGCTTGATGATTGGCTAGAAGCCGTTGACGGACACCGCAACAAGAGGGGTGATCCCGCGGCACGGAAGGCGTTCCGGGAATTTGTAAAGAGCTGGGTAGATCCGGTGAAGCATTACCAGTTTCCAGTCGTGAGCCTGCCGGAAAAGACGAGCCTTGACGCAGTGTGCAAGATTTTCGAGACGCTGAACCTGCGCGGCGTCTCACTCACGGTCTTTGAGCTTCTGACGGCGAGGTTCTGGCCCGATGGCGTCGATCTCCGCGCACATTGGGATAACGCCCAGGCAGAATACCCTCTCCTTAAGGAGTTTGGTGTTGACCCGTACTCGCTGCTGCAGGCGGTTTCCGTGCGTACGACTCGGGCCAGGGTCCCGGCCGGTGAAAAGCCATCTGCATCGGCTCAACGATCGGATGTGCTCAAGTTGACTGCTACCGACTTCACCGCCTATTGGGAGTCTGTTACGAAGGGAGCCGATGCTGCCGTTCGCATGCTCCGCGACGAATGTGGCGTGCTGGACAAGGCGTGGATGCCCTACGCGACCATGCTTGTCCCGCTTTCTGCTATCTGGCACAAGATTTCGGCTGGTAAAGGCCCGGAGCGTGGCAGGCTCGTAGGCCTTGTTGAGCGCTACTTCTGGTGCACGGTCTTCATGAGGAACTACGACCAAGGCGGCAACTCCCAGGCGGGTCGTGACTACGTGGATCTTGAGTCATGGTTTGAAGGCGGGACCCCACCTGAAGCTGTCGCGGGGTTCACGTTTGACATGGAGATTCTTAAGTCAGCGCGTACGAATCTCAAGGCGCTCTATCGGGGGATTGTCGCGATGACGCTGAACAACAAGTGCCGGGACTTCCACAAAGGAATGCCGGTCACTCCAGATTCGATGAGGGAGCTGCAGGTCGAATCCCATCACATATTCCCCCAGGCATGGCTCGCCAAGCACAAGAAGGGTGCTGAGTCGGATCTCATTGTCAATCGAGCCATGATTGACAATGAGACGAACAAGCGAATCGGTGCTCGGCCGCCGAGTGAGTACTTGAGCGAGATTCGCGATGTGCTTCAGGGGATGAAGTGCGATGTCGAAGCTGTGCTCCAGTCCCATGTCCTTCCGCCGATGAGCAGCGACGTCTACTCGGCAGACGCCTACGACGAGTTTGTTCTCGCCCGAGCAGCGCTCTTGCACCGGATGATCAAGGAGCTAGCGACGGGCAGGGCGCGCCAGGCCGCGACCACACGGACCAAGTAG
- a CDS encoding very short patch repair endonuclease → MRATLRQDTPAELALRSALHRRGLRFRVQRAIAGLPRVRPDIVFVSARLVVFVDGCFWHRCPDHGTDPKANAEWWRAKLDRNAERDRQVAQRLEDLGWQVIRVWAHENPLEAADRVARIVRSQEQRA, encoded by the coding sequence ATGCGAGCGACGCTTCGGCAAGATACGCCGGCGGAGCTGGCACTACGGTCTGCCCTCCATCGTCGGGGTCTGCGGTTCCGAGTGCAGCGGGCCATCGCCGGGCTTCCCAGGGTCCGGCCCGACATCGTCTTCGTGTCGGCGAGGCTCGTCGTGTTCGTGGACGGCTGCTTCTGGCATCGCTGTCCCGACCATGGCACCGACCCGAAGGCGAACGCCGAATGGTGGCGTGCCAAGCTCGATCGCAACGCGGAGCGGGACCGTCAAGTCGCTCAGCGACTTGAGGATCTGGGTTGGCAGGTGATCAGAGTCTGGGCGCACGAGAATCCGCTCGAAGCTGCCGACCGGGTCGCGAGGATCGTCAGGTCGCAGGAGCAACGCGCGTGA
- a CDS encoding DUF6088 family protein, giving the protein MKPTSVSADIRGRILSSRDRFWRPEDFAGSPEAVAKALSRLARSGELRRVRRGLYWRGTPTPLGMAPPPAERLVDEVVGQPGIGPAGPSAALALGLTTQVPRLDTIAVPGRTPRPARGVRFVSRSASTRRRDERLRSAEVALLETLRDWERLVESPLPEALGRIQTLVMTGSIRLDRVVRASATEPPRVRERLRRLLTALDRPDEAKRVPPARGELGGQNLVPAT; this is encoded by the coding sequence ATGAAGCCCACCAGCGTCTCCGCGGACATTCGGGGGAGGATCCTTAGCTCACGCGACCGCTTCTGGCGTCCCGAGGATTTCGCGGGCTCGCCCGAGGCGGTCGCCAAGGCGCTGTCGCGTCTTGCCCGTTCGGGTGAGCTACGCCGTGTTCGTCGGGGCCTCTACTGGAGGGGGACCCCCACGCCACTCGGGATGGCGCCCCCGCCCGCCGAGCGCTTGGTCGACGAGGTCGTGGGCCAGCCCGGCATCGGGCCAGCCGGCCCCAGCGCCGCTCTGGCGCTCGGGCTCACCACACAAGTTCCCCGCCTCGACACGATCGCGGTGCCGGGGCGAACGCCGAGACCCGCCCGAGGCGTCCGGTTCGTCAGCCGCAGTGCCAGCACGCGCCGTCGCGACGAACGGCTCCGATCTGCGGAAGTTGCGCTGCTCGAGACCCTGCGCGACTGGGAACGTCTCGTGGAGAGCCCTCTTCCGGAAGCACTGGGACGCATCCAGACTCTCGTCATGACCGGGTCGATCCGACTGGATCGCGTCGTCCGTGCCTCGGCGACCGAGCCGCCTCGCGTCCGTGAGCGCCTCCGCCGGCTGCTCACGGCCCTCGACCGCCCGGACGAGGCGAAGCGAGTCCCCCCGGCGCGCGGCGAGCTCGGCGGCCAGAACCTGGTCCCAGCCACGTGA
- a CDS encoding DNA cytosine methyltransferase: MANGVQLLAQELGVEAVSELIADQDEEATIIYAANHASRRRTTVPVNNLIDYRFADSGGGARFSYRPEIIVDDVRRVADGVDLILAGPPCQGHSNLNNRTRRSDPRNSLYLTVPAFAVAAGAPMCIIENVPAVLNDTEGVVDTARALFRSEGYTVVDGMLSASALGWPQTRTRHFLIARRDRAPLPLTDVAATLKDEPRSIWWAIADLEDRVDGDPMTQVTEVSPENQARIDWLFDNEEHDLALEVRPKSHREGTSYTAVYGRLHRDRPSPTITTGFMTPGRGRYTHPTRRRVLTPREAARLQGFPDTYVFAPDPTTPPVRSQLAKWIGDAVPMPLGYAAALSALAEGLPGA, encoded by the coding sequence TTGGCAAACGGCGTACAGCTCCTCGCGCAGGAGCTCGGTGTCGAGGCCGTCTCGGAGCTCATCGCCGATCAGGACGAGGAGGCGACGATCATCTACGCGGCCAACCACGCGAGCCGTCGGCGAACGACCGTGCCTGTCAACAACCTGATCGACTACCGATTCGCTGACTCCGGCGGTGGGGCCAGGTTCTCGTACAGGCCCGAGATCATCGTCGACGACGTTCGGCGTGTCGCCGATGGCGTAGACCTGATCTTGGCCGGTCCGCCCTGCCAGGGGCATTCGAACCTCAACAACCGCACGCGCCGGTCGGATCCGCGCAACAGCTTGTATCTGACCGTGCCGGCGTTTGCGGTAGCGGCCGGCGCACCGATGTGCATCATCGAGAACGTGCCAGCGGTGCTCAACGACACCGAAGGCGTGGTCGACACCGCGAGAGCACTATTCAGAAGTGAGGGCTACACCGTGGTCGACGGGATGCTGTCGGCGTCGGCACTCGGCTGGCCTCAGACTCGTACCAGGCACTTCTTGATCGCACGTCGTGATCGTGCGCCACTGCCGTTGACCGACGTGGCCGCGACGCTCAAAGATGAGCCCCGATCTATCTGGTGGGCGATCGCAGATCTCGAGGACAGGGTCGACGGCGACCCCATGACCCAGGTCACCGAAGTGAGCCCCGAGAATCAGGCACGGATCGACTGGCTCTTCGACAACGAGGAGCACGACCTAGCGCTCGAGGTGCGGCCAAAGAGCCATCGCGAGGGCACGTCGTACACCGCTGTATACGGGAGACTTCATCGCGATCGTCCCAGTCCGACGATCACGACGGGATTCATGACACCAGGCCGGGGCCGCTACACCCATCCGACGAGGCGTCGGGTACTCACGCCGCGTGAGGCCGCTCGGCTCCAGGGCTTTCCGGACACCTATGTGTTCGCGCCTGATCCGACGACGCCACCGGTTCGTTCTCAGTTGGCGAAGTGGATCGGTGATGCAGTTCCCATGCCGCTCGGTTACGCCGCTGCGCTTTCGGCGCTGGCTGAGGGGCTTCCAGGTGCGTAA
- a CDS encoding ribbon-helix-helix domain-containing protein: MNEPKARRTRTGRTLTDEVIEQLATDVVETEYDVEELKTRRRPGRPLMGVGPAEVFPVRIDPELRAAIEARAAKDHTTASDVIREAIRRFLGVA; encoded by the coding sequence ATGAATGAGCCGAAGGCGCGGCGCACCCGCACCGGCCGCACGTTGACCGACGAGGTGATCGAACAGCTGGCGACAGATGTCGTCGAGACCGAGTACGACGTCGAGGAGCTCAAGACCAGGCGCCGCCCCGGACGACCGCTCATGGGTGTGGGACCGGCCGAAGTATTCCCGGTCCGGATCGATCCCGAACTCCGGGCCGCCATCGAAGCCCGGGCCGCGAAAGACCACACAACCGCAAGCGATGTGATCCGCGAGGCGATTCGCAGGTTCCTCGGCGTCGCCTAG
- a CDS encoding helix-turn-helix transcriptional regulator → MRSLPSLLGATTPAFEAERLILATTEMILGIMEEQGVTRAVLADRLGRTRGHVSQVLNGDRNMTLRTLAEILHALDGRAEITVTSPTALATAERHPQTPDPH, encoded by the coding sequence ATGAGGTCGCTCCCAAGTCTTCTCGGTGCCACCACACCCGCCTTCGAGGCCGAGCGGTTGATCCTCGCCACCACCGAGATGATCCTCGGCATCATGGAGGAGCAGGGAGTCACGCGCGCCGTGCTGGCGGATCGGCTCGGTCGCACGCGGGGGCATGTGTCGCAGGTACTCAACGGCGACCGCAACATGACCCTGCGCACCCTCGCCGAGATCCTCCACGCCCTCGACGGTCGGGCGGAGATCACCGTGACGTCGCCCACAGCGCTGGCGACGGCCGAACGCCACCCACAAACGCCTGACCCTCACTGA
- a CDS encoding DUF2075 domain-containing protein yields MHLYSGPTPQFVEDATLNAIGDKIAASFFEQYRYRAPQSEVAAWQNSLRAMGNVVQHAGLDDHGVVVEWQLPLSSRRLDVMLTGNDGSGQPHGVIVELKQWSATEPTHVEECVVTFVGGRKREVLHPSAQVLGYRQYLADTHSAFTSQEIALSTCSFLHNMTFDAESELFASRHLDLLQAAPIFTGDRSTDLAGYLRLHLGNGGGIPILETVLRGRYAPHKRLLDHTAKMIEGEPTYTLLDEQRVVFNSVLARVAERHATGEKAVFVINGGPGTGKSVIALNLVAELSRAGYTTHHATGSKAFTENVRRVVGRRAGAIFKYFNSYLNEDPEILDVIICDEAHRIRQTSHNRFTRKADRTDRPQVDELIDVARVSVFFLDDLQVVRPFETGSAALIRDAARRRGVEVLDYELEAQFRCGGSDGFVQWVDNTLDIRRTPHVLFGSEDRFEFDVVDSPRELQALINQKAAQGHTARLVAGFCWPWSNPSDDGTLVPDVKVDDWEMPWNARAEAARLAPGIPKSNFWASDPGGLDQVGCVYTAQGFEFDYVGVVFGRDLVYRQRQGWVGQSEFSKDSVVRRAARDSQEAFTALVKQTYRVLLTRGLKGCFVYFEDESTRDFVLSRLELPPAGQEPAAVTADEPVREDA; encoded by the coding sequence ATGCACCTCTACTCCGGCCCCACCCCGCAGTTCGTCGAGGATGCCACCCTCAACGCCATCGGCGACAAGATCGCGGCATCGTTCTTCGAGCAGTACCGGTATCGGGCGCCGCAGTCCGAGGTGGCGGCATGGCAGAACTCCCTGCGGGCCATGGGCAACGTGGTGCAGCACGCCGGGCTCGACGATCACGGGGTGGTGGTCGAGTGGCAGCTCCCGCTCAGCTCGCGGCGCCTCGATGTGATGCTCACCGGCAACGACGGCTCGGGCCAGCCGCACGGGGTGATCGTCGAGCTGAAGCAGTGGTCGGCGACCGAGCCGACCCATGTGGAGGAGTGCGTCGTCACCTTCGTCGGCGGGCGCAAGCGCGAGGTGCTGCATCCGTCGGCCCAGGTGCTCGGCTACCGCCAGTACCTGGCCGACACCCACTCGGCGTTCACATCGCAGGAGATCGCCCTCAGCACCTGCTCCTTCCTGCACAACATGACGTTCGACGCCGAGTCGGAGCTGTTCGCAAGCCGTCATCTCGACCTGCTGCAGGCGGCCCCGATCTTCACCGGGGATCGGTCGACCGACCTCGCCGGGTACCTGCGGCTGCACCTGGGAAACGGTGGCGGCATCCCGATCCTGGAGACCGTGCTGCGCGGCCGGTACGCCCCGCACAAGCGACTGCTCGACCACACGGCGAAGATGATCGAGGGAGAGCCCACCTACACCCTGCTCGACGAGCAGCGGGTGGTGTTCAACTCGGTGCTGGCCCGGGTGGCCGAGAGGCACGCCACCGGCGAGAAGGCGGTGTTCGTGATCAACGGCGGGCCCGGCACCGGCAAGTCGGTGATCGCCCTGAACCTGGTGGCCGAACTGTCCCGCGCCGGGTACACCACCCACCACGCCACCGGGTCCAAGGCGTTCACCGAGAACGTCCGCAGGGTGGTGGGGCGGCGGGCCGGCGCCATCTTCAAGTACTTCAACTCGTATCTGAACGAGGATCCGGAGATCCTCGACGTGATCATCTGCGACGAGGCCCACCGGATCCGCCAGACCAGCCACAACCGGTTCACCAGGAAGGCGGATCGCACCGATCGCCCCCAGGTGGACGAGCTGATCGACGTTGCCCGGGTGTCGGTGTTCTTCCTCGACGACCTTCAGGTGGTGCGGCCCTTCGAAACCGGGAGTGCCGCCTTGATCCGCGACGCAGCGCGTCGCCGGGGGGTCGAGGTGCTCGACTACGAGCTCGAGGCCCAGTTCCGCTGCGGGGGATCTGACGGGTTCGTGCAATGGGTGGACAACACGCTCGACATCCGCAGGACCCCGCACGTGCTGTTCGGGTCCGAGGATCGGTTCGAGTTCGACGTGGTCGACTCGCCCCGGGAACTGCAGGCACTGATCAATCAGAAGGCGGCGCAGGGTCACACCGCGCGGCTGGTCGCCGGGTTCTGCTGGCCGTGGTCGAATCCCAGCGACGATGGCACCCTGGTCCCCGACGTGAAGGTGGACGACTGGGAGATGCCCTGGAACGCCAGGGCGGAGGCGGCCCGTCTGGCCCCCGGGATCCCCAAGTCGAACTTCTGGGCGTCGGACCCGGGAGGGCTCGACCAGGTGGGCTGCGTGTACACCGCCCAGGGGTTCGAGTTCGACTACGTGGGTGTGGTGTTCGGGAGGGATCTCGTGTACCGGCAGCGGCAGGGTTGGGTCGGCCAGTCCGAGTTCTCCAAGGACTCGGTGGTGCGCCGGGCGGCGAGGGATTCGCAGGAGGCCTTCACCGCCCTGGTGAAGCAGACCTACCGGGTGCTGCTGACCAGGGGACTGAAGGGCTGCTTCGTGTACTTCGAGGACGAGTCCACCCGGGACTTCGTGCTCAGCAGGTTGGAGCTGCCGCCGGCGGGGCAGGAGCCTGCAGCCGTCACCGCCGACGAGCCGGTGCGGGAGGACGCATGA